A genomic window from Methylorubrum extorquens includes:
- a CDS encoding phosphopentomutase — protein sequence MARALLIVLDSVGIGGAPDADRYGDAGSDTVGHIAEACAAGRGDRPGLRAGRLRLPNLAALGLGLACEGATGRVPPGLAPEGPVQALWGHAVETASGKDTPSGHWEIAGVPVREAWGHFPDTQPAFPAELTAELIERAGLPGILGDRHASGTAIIDAFGAEHVRTGRPICYTSADSVFQIAAHEEAFGLERLTETCRIARELCDPYRVGRVIARPFLGSEMEGFHRTSRRKDFSVAPPAGTLLDGLEAASRAVVSVGKIGDIFAHRATGREIKPAGNAACLDAALDAFAGLPEGGFVFLNLVDFDTEHGHRRDVPGYAAELEAFDARVPEIHAVLRPGDLCVITADHGNDPTWTGTEHTREQVPVLAFGPEIAPGSIGPRETFSDIGASVAAHLGLPPLGAGQAWW from the coding sequence ATGGCCCGCGCCCTCCTCATCGTCCTCGATTCCGTCGGCATCGGCGGCGCTCCGGATGCCGACCGCTACGGCGATGCCGGCTCCGACACGGTCGGGCATATCGCCGAGGCCTGCGCCGCCGGGCGCGGCGACCGGCCGGGCCTGCGCGCCGGCCGCTTGCGCCTGCCGAACCTCGCCGCGCTCGGCCTTGGGCTGGCCTGCGAGGGCGCCACCGGGCGCGTGCCGCCGGGGCTCGCGCCGGAGGGGCCGGTGCAGGCGCTCTGGGGCCACGCCGTAGAGACCGCTTCGGGCAAGGACACCCCGTCAGGCCATTGGGAGATCGCGGGCGTGCCGGTGCGGGAGGCCTGGGGCCACTTTCCCGATACGCAGCCCGCCTTCCCGGCGGAGCTGACGGCGGAACTGATCGAACGGGCCGGGCTGCCGGGCATCCTCGGCGACCGCCACGCCTCGGGCACCGCGATCATCGACGCGTTCGGGGCCGAGCATGTCCGGACGGGCCGGCCGATCTGCTACACCTCGGCCGACAGCGTGTTCCAGATCGCCGCGCACGAGGAGGCGTTCGGGCTGGAGCGGCTCACCGAGACCTGCCGGATCGCACGCGAACTTTGCGACCCCTACCGCGTCGGCCGGGTCATCGCCCGGCCCTTCCTCGGCAGCGAAATGGAGGGTTTCCACCGCACCAGCCGCCGCAAGGATTTTTCCGTCGCGCCTCCGGCCGGGACGCTGCTCGACGGTTTGGAGGCTGCGAGCCGGGCGGTCGTGAGCGTCGGCAAGATCGGCGACATCTTCGCCCACCGCGCCACCGGCCGCGAGATCAAGCCCGCCGGCAACGCCGCCTGCCTCGACGCGGCGCTCGATGCCTTCGCCGGACTGCCGGAGGGCGGCTTCGTCTTTCTCAACCTCGTGGATTTCGACACCGAGCACGGCCACCGCCGCGACGTGCCGGGCTACGCCGCCGAACTGGAAGCCTTCGACGCCCGCGTGCCCGAGATCCACGCGGTCCTGAGGCCCGGCGATCTCTGCGTCATCACCGCCGACCACGGCAACGACCCGACTTGGACCGGCACCGAGCACACCCGCGAGCAGGTGCCGGTGCTGGCCTTCGGACCGGAGATCGCGCCCGGTTCGATCGGGCCGCGCGAAACGTTTTCGGACATCGGCGCGTCAGTCGCGGCTCATCTCGGCCTGCCGCCGCTCGGGGCGGGCCAGGCATGGTGGTGA
- a CDS encoding DNA/RNA non-specific endonuclease — translation MALRPLVPALLLVVVSHAALSQALPEAPACPTLFADGRAPTLTNPKLADRAVPLCFEAFAVLHSGVSRTPLYAAERLTRRSVSAARRVERADAFHDEDRLPEDDRASLADYVRSGYDRGHLAPAGDMPSAVAQAESFSLANIVPQNRAVNRGLWAAIEESVRRLAAERGEIFVVTGPVFEGRSVGAIKGRVLVPTQMFKAIYDPRTGEAGAYLVPNAAGAEWRAVSLATLRETAGLDVFPSLPETSKAKAMALPEPQEFSRGGQESVADFLKQLAVDVLRRLWRELMRAIF, via the coding sequence ATGGCACTGCGTCCGCTCGTTCCGGCTCTTCTCCTTGTCGTCGTCTCGCACGCGGCTTTGTCCCAGGCCCTGCCGGAGGCGCCGGCTTGCCCCACCCTGTTCGCGGACGGCCGGGCGCCGACGCTCACCAACCCGAAACTGGCCGACAGAGCCGTCCCGCTCTGCTTCGAGGCCTTCGCCGTGCTCCATTCGGGCGTCTCGCGCACGCCGCTCTACGCCGCCGAGCGCCTGACGCGCCGGAGCGTGTCCGCCGCCCGGCGGGTCGAGCGCGCCGACGCCTTCCACGACGAGGACCGGCTGCCCGAGGACGACCGCGCGAGCCTGGCCGACTATGTCCGCAGCGGCTACGACCGCGGCCATCTCGCGCCGGCCGGCGACATGCCGAGCGCGGTGGCCCAGGCCGAATCCTTCAGCCTCGCCAACATCGTGCCCCAGAACCGGGCGGTGAACCGCGGCCTGTGGGCGGCGATCGAGGAGAGCGTGCGCCGGCTGGCCGCCGAGCGCGGCGAGATCTTCGTCGTGACCGGCCCGGTCTTCGAAGGCCGCTCGGTCGGGGCGATCAAGGGGCGGGTCCTGGTGCCGACCCAGATGTTCAAGGCGATCTACGATCCGCGCACCGGTGAGGCCGGGGCCTATCTCGTACCGAATGCGGCGGGCGCGGAGTGGCGCGCGGTCTCGCTCGCGACCCTGCGGGAGACGGCAGGGCTCGACGTGTTCCCGTCGCTGCCCGAGACGAGCAAGGCCAAGGCGATGGCGCTGCCCGAGCCGCAGGAATTCTCCCGCGGCGGCCAGGAATCCGTCGCCGACTTCCTCAAGCAACTGGCCGTCGATGTCCTGCGCCGGCTCTGGCGCGAGCTGATGCGCGCGATCTTTTAG
- the dxs gene encoding 1-deoxy-D-xylulose-5-phosphate synthase: MALADTTILEGLETPDRLRLLPESELRRVADAVRAEMIDAVSITGGHLGSGLGVVELTVALHHVFDTPDDRIVWDVGHQCYPHKILTGRRDRIRTLRQGGGLSGFTKRSESEYDPFGAAHSSTSISAALGMAVARDLDEANAKAAGGPALRRRNMIAVIGDGSMSAGMAYEAMNNAGALHSRLIVILNDNDMSIAPPVGAMSAYLARLASGGTYRSLRETAKQLGKLLPKALYQRAAAAEEYARSLIVGGGTMFEEMGFHYVGPVDGHNLDHLLPVLKNVRDSDQGPILLHVVTQKGKGYAPAEASADRYHGVVKFDVVSGVQAKAKANAPAYTRVFGESLIKAADADPKVVAITAAMPGGTGIDLFGKAHPDRTFDVGIAEQHAVTFAGGLATEGYKPFVAIYSTFLQRAYDQVVHDVALQNLPVRFCLDRAGLVGADGATHAGAFDLAYLCCLPNMTVMAAADEAELVHMVATCHAHDSGPIALRYPRGEGVGIELPEKGEPLAIGRGRVVRRPEGARVALLSLGTRLSEALKAADALEAEGVAATVADARFAKPLDAELIVDLAMSHEVLVTVEEGSVGGFGAMVLHLLAERGVLDTGRVRVRTLTLPDSYQDHDKPEKMYAEAGLDADGILKAVRAALPEQKKGSRTGRLRLA; this comes from the coding sequence TTGGCACTAGCGGACACGACGATCCTTGAGGGTCTTGAGACGCCGGATCGTCTCCGGCTTCTGCCGGAGAGCGAGCTTCGGCGGGTGGCCGACGCGGTGCGCGCCGAGATGATCGACGCCGTGTCGATCACCGGCGGCCATCTCGGTTCGGGGCTGGGCGTGGTCGAGCTGACGGTGGCGCTCCACCACGTCTTCGACACCCCCGACGACCGCATCGTCTGGGACGTCGGCCACCAGTGCTACCCGCACAAGATCCTCACCGGCCGCCGCGACCGCATCCGCACGCTGCGCCAGGGCGGCGGCCTGTCCGGCTTCACCAAGCGTTCGGAGAGCGAGTACGACCCCTTCGGCGCGGCGCATTCCTCCACCTCGATCTCCGCCGCGCTCGGCATGGCCGTGGCGCGCGACCTCGACGAGGCGAACGCCAAGGCTGCGGGTGGCCCGGCTCTGAGGCGCCGCAACATGATCGCGGTGATCGGCGACGGCTCGATGTCGGCGGGCATGGCCTATGAAGCCATGAACAATGCCGGCGCGCTGCACTCGCGCCTGATCGTCATCCTCAACGACAACGACATGTCGATCGCGCCCCCCGTCGGCGCGATGTCGGCCTACCTCGCGCGGCTGGCCTCGGGCGGCACCTACCGGAGCTTGCGCGAGACCGCCAAGCAGCTCGGCAAGCTGCTGCCGAAGGCGCTCTACCAGCGCGCGGCGGCGGCCGAGGAATATGCTCGCTCGCTGATCGTCGGCGGCGGCACGATGTTCGAGGAGATGGGCTTCCATTATGTCGGCCCGGTCGATGGGCACAACCTCGACCACCTGCTCCCCGTCCTGAAGAACGTGCGCGACTCGGACCAGGGCCCGATCCTGCTCCACGTCGTCACCCAGAAGGGCAAGGGCTACGCGCCGGCGGAAGCATCCGCCGACCGCTACCACGGCGTGGTGAAGTTCGACGTGGTCTCGGGCGTGCAGGCCAAGGCCAAGGCCAACGCCCCGGCCTATACCCGCGTGTTCGGCGAGAGCCTGATCAAGGCGGCCGATGCCGACCCGAAGGTGGTGGCGATCACCGCCGCCATGCCCGGCGGCACCGGCATCGACCTGTTCGGCAAGGCGCATCCCGACCGGACCTTCGACGTCGGCATCGCCGAGCAGCATGCGGTGACGTTTGCCGGCGGTCTGGCGACGGAAGGCTACAAGCCGTTCGTGGCGATCTACTCGACCTTCCTGCAGCGGGCCTACGATCAGGTCGTGCACGATGTGGCGCTGCAGAACCTTCCGGTGCGGTTCTGCCTCGACCGGGCCGGTCTGGTCGGTGCCGACGGCGCGACCCATGCGGGCGCGTTCGATCTGGCCTATCTCTGCTGCCTGCCGAACATGACGGTGATGGCCGCCGCCGACGAGGCGGAACTGGTGCACATGGTGGCGACCTGCCACGCGCATGATTCGGGCCCGATCGCGCTGCGCTATCCGCGCGGCGAGGGGGTCGGCATCGAGCTGCCGGAGAAGGGCGAGCCGCTGGCGATCGGCCGGGGCCGTGTGGTGCGGCGTCCGGAGGGCGCGCGGGTCGCGCTTCTCTCGCTCGGCACGCGCCTGTCGGAGGCCTTGAAGGCGGCCGACGCGCTGGAGGCCGAGGGTGTCGCGGCGACGGTGGCGGATGCGCGCTTTGCCAAGCCGCTGGACGCGGAGCTGATCGTCGATCTGGCGATGAGCCACGAGGTTCTGGTGACGGTGGAGGAAGGCTCGGTCGGCGGCTTCGGGGCGATGGTGCTGCACCTGCTGGCCGAGCGCGGCGTGCTCGACACGGGCCGGGTCCGGGTCCGCACGCTGACGCTGCCGGACAGCTACCAGGACCACGACAAGCCGGAGAAGATGTACGCCGAGGCCGGTCTCGACGCCGACGGCATCCTCAAGGCCGTCCGCGCCGCCCTGCCGGAGCAGAAGAAGGGCAGCCGGACCGGGCGCCTGCGTCTGGCCTGA
- a CDS encoding ABC transporter ATP-binding protein produces MSDTLLTVEDLSVAFRSGTRETHAVDRVCFAIERGETLALVGESGSGKSVTALSILRLLDGAAHHPGGKILFKGRDLLALPEREMRAVRGADITMVFQEPMTSLNPLHSIQRQIGEVLEIHRGLKGKAARARILELMDLVGIRDAERRLGAYPHELSGGQRQRVMIAMALACEPDLLVADEPTTALDVTVQAQILALLADLQKRLGMAMLFITHDLGIVRRIADRVCVMLAGRIVEAGPVDRVFTRPQHEYTQRLLAAEPTGRANPVPDHAEELVEAGPLKVWFPLKAGLLRRTVGHVKAVDGVRLRVRAGETVGVVGESGSGKTTLGLALLRLTESEGPIVFLGQRIEGRGPALMRPLRKDMQVVFQDPYGSLSPRMSVGDIVAEGLAVQGLVKGGDERRALVAKALTDVGLDPAAMDRYPHEFSGGQRQRIAIARAIVLKPRFVVLDEPTSALDRSVQAQIVTLLRDLQRERGIAYLFISHDLKVVRALSNYVMVMQHGQVVEEGPAEEIFAAPKTDYTRTLFAAAFEMDAATTAEIEPA; encoded by the coding sequence ATGTCCGATACGCTGCTGACCGTCGAGGATCTCTCGGTCGCCTTCCGAAGCGGGACACGTGAGACGCACGCGGTGGACCGCGTCTGCTTCGCCATCGAGCGCGGCGAGACCCTGGCCCTGGTGGGCGAATCCGGCTCCGGCAAGTCGGTGACGGCGCTCTCGATCCTGCGCCTGCTCGACGGGGCGGCGCATCACCCGGGCGGAAAGATCCTGTTTAAGGGGCGCGACCTCCTGGCCTTGCCCGAGCGCGAGATGCGCGCGGTGCGCGGCGCGGACATCACCATGGTGTTCCAGGAGCCGATGACCTCGCTCAACCCGCTCCACTCCATCCAGCGGCAGATCGGCGAGGTGCTGGAAATCCACCGCGGCCTGAAGGGCAAAGCGGCGCGGGCCCGCATCCTCGAACTCATGGATCTCGTCGGCATCCGCGATGCCGAGCGGCGGCTCGGCGCCTATCCGCACGAATTGTCCGGCGGCCAGCGCCAGCGGGTGATGATCGCCATGGCGCTCGCCTGCGAGCCCGACCTGCTGGTCGCCGACGAGCCGACCACCGCCCTCGACGTCACCGTGCAGGCGCAGATCCTCGCGCTGCTCGCCGACCTGCAGAAGCGGCTCGGCATGGCGATGCTGTTCATCACCCACGATCTCGGCATCGTCCGGCGCATCGCCGACCGGGTCTGCGTGATGCTCGCCGGCCGGATCGTCGAGGCGGGTCCGGTCGATCGGGTCTTCACCCGGCCCCAGCACGAATACACGCAGCGCCTCCTCGCCGCCGAGCCCACCGGCCGGGCGAACCCGGTGCCCGATCACGCCGAGGAGCTGGTCGAGGCCGGTCCGCTCAAAGTGTGGTTTCCCCTCAAGGCGGGGCTGCTCCGGCGCACCGTCGGCCACGTCAAGGCGGTCGATGGCGTGCGGCTCCGGGTGCGGGCGGGCGAGACCGTCGGCGTCGTCGGTGAATCCGGCTCCGGCAAGACCACCCTCGGCCTCGCTCTGCTGCGGCTCACTGAATCCGAGGGCCCGATCGTGTTCCTCGGGCAGCGGATCGAGGGGCGCGGCCCCGCCCTGATGCGGCCCCTGCGCAAGGACATGCAGGTGGTCTTCCAAGATCCCTACGGCTCGCTCTCGCCGCGCATGTCGGTCGGCGACATCGTCGCCGAGGGGTTGGCCGTGCAGGGGCTGGTAAAGGGCGGCGACGAGCGCCGCGCCCTCGTAGCGAAGGCGCTCACTGATGTCGGGCTCGATCCGGCGGCGATGGACCGCTACCCGCACGAATTCTCCGGCGGCCAGCGCCAGCGCATCGCGATTGCCCGCGCCATCGTCTTGAAGCCCCGCTTCGTCGTCCTCGACGAGCCGACCTCGGCGCTCGACCGTTCGGTGCAGGCGCAGATCGTGACGCTGCTGCGCGACCTCCAGCGCGAGCGGGGCATCGCCTACCTGTTCATCAGCCACGACCTCAAGGTGGTGCGGGCGCTCTCGAACTATGTCATGGTGATGCAGCACGGCCAAGTGGTCGAGGAAGGCCCGGCCGAAGAGATCTTCGCCGCGCCCAAGACCGACTACACCCGCACCCTGTTCGCGGCGGCATTCGAGATGGACGCCGCGACCACCGCCGAGATCGAGCCGGCCTGA
- a CDS encoding transglycosylase SLT domain-containing protein — MSRFALVFLPAALAVLAGPARAAPSPESETVEQALCRLIEDSARARKLPVPFLTRLIWRESAFRVGVVSPAGAQGIAQFMPGTARERGLSDPFDPEQAIPHAAHFLADLKRQFGNLGLAAAAYNGGPGRVSAWLAGSGGLPAETRAYVIGITGRPAEDWRPSASVEMPEGADPAAKKVEGKPEDKPPPPEAETQSCLQVTAALRVPSRGDRFALAIEGGPAAPWGVQLAGNFSKSLALASFQRARTRYTSVIGEVRPMIVGTRLRFRGTRTFYRVRIPAESRNAADGLCQKIRGVGGACLVLRT, encoded by the coding sequence GTGTCTCGTTTCGCCCTCGTCTTCCTGCCGGCCGCCCTCGCGGTGCTCGCCGGTCCCGCGCGCGCGGCCCCCTCACCCGAGAGCGAGACGGTGGAGCAGGCGCTCTGCCGGCTGATCGAGGACTCGGCCAGGGCGCGAAAGCTGCCGGTGCCGTTCCTCACCCGCCTGATCTGGCGCGAGAGCGCGTTTCGCGTCGGCGTGGTGAGCCCGGCGGGCGCACAGGGCATCGCGCAGTTCATGCCGGGTACGGCGCGGGAGCGCGGGCTCAGCGATCCGTTCGATCCCGAACAGGCGATCCCGCACGCGGCGCATTTCCTGGCCGACCTCAAGCGGCAGTTCGGCAATCTCGGGCTCGCGGCGGCAGCCTATAACGGCGGACCGGGGCGCGTCTCGGCCTGGCTCGCCGGCAGCGGCGGCCTGCCCGCCGAGACGCGGGCCTACGTCATCGGCATCACCGGCCGCCCGGCGGAGGATTGGCGGCCGAGCGCGAGCGTGGAAATGCCGGAAGGGGCCGATCCGGCAGCGAAGAAGGTTGAAGGGAAGCCGGAGGACAAGCCCCCCCCGCCGGAGGCCGAGACGCAGAGCTGCCTTCAGGTCACCGCGGCGCTCCGCGTCCCGTCGCGCGGAGACCGCTTCGCCTTGGCGATCGAGGGCGGCCCGGCCGCGCCCTGGGGCGTGCAGCTTGCCGGCAACTTCTCGAAGTCGCTGGCGCTGGCGAGCTTCCAGCGGGCGCGCACGCGCTACACCAGCGTGATCGGTGAGGTGCGGCCGATGATCGTCGGCACCCGCCTGCGCTTTCGCGGCACGCGCACCTTCTACCGGGTGCGCATCCCGGCCGAGAGCCGGAACGCGGCCGACGGGCTCTGCCAGAAGATCCGCGGGGTCGGCGGCGCCTGCCTCGTCCTGAGGACATAA
- the ettA gene encoding energy-dependent translational throttle protein EttA produces MAREFIYHMRGLTKTYVGGKKVLENVNLSFYPDAKIGVLGINGAGKSTLLKIMAGIDKDWTGEGFVAQGARVGYLPQEPQLDPNKSVRENVMEGVAEKQALLDRYNELAMNYSEETADEMTALQDQIEAQNLWELDSKVDQAMEALGCPSDEQPVATLSGGERRRVALCKLLLWEPELLLLDEPTNHLDAETVNWLEGHLKQYPGAILIVTHDRYFLDNVTGWILELDRGRGYPYEGNYSAWLVQKQKRLEQEGREDMARQRSINREQEWISASPKARQSKSKARITRYEELVAKQNNKIDAAAQIVIPIDERLGTNVIEFDHLNKAFGDRLLIEDLSFKLPPGGIVGVIGPNGAGKTTLFKMITGQEKPDGGAIAVGETVKLGYVDQSRDALDPNATVWQEVSGGNDIIYFNKREINSRAYCAAFAFKGGDQQKKVGTLSGGERNRVHLARTLKGGANVLLLDEPTNDLDMETLRALEDALEDYAGCAVIISHDRWFLNRIATHILAFEGDSHVEWFEGNFSEYEADKKRRLGLDSIIPKKLKYKKFSR; encoded by the coding sequence ATGGCCCGCGAATTCATCTACCACATGCGGGGTCTGACCAAGACCTATGTCGGGGGCAAGAAGGTCCTCGAAAACGTCAACCTGTCGTTCTACCCCGACGCCAAGATCGGCGTGCTCGGCATCAACGGCGCCGGTAAGTCGACGCTGCTGAAGATTATGGCCGGCATCGACAAGGACTGGACCGGCGAAGGCTTCGTCGCGCAGGGCGCGCGCGTCGGCTACCTGCCGCAGGAGCCGCAGCTCGATCCGAACAAGTCGGTGCGCGAGAACGTCATGGAGGGCGTCGCCGAGAAGCAGGCGCTGCTCGACCGCTACAACGAACTCGCGATGAACTATTCCGAGGAGACGGCGGACGAGATGACCGCCCTCCAGGACCAGATCGAGGCCCAGAACCTGTGGGAACTCGATTCCAAGGTCGATCAGGCCATGGAAGCGCTCGGCTGCCCGAGCGACGAGCAGCCGGTCGCGACGCTCTCGGGCGGCGAGCGCCGCCGCGTCGCGCTTTGCAAGCTGCTGCTGTGGGAGCCGGAACTGCTGCTTCTGGACGAGCCGACCAACCACCTCGACGCCGAGACGGTGAACTGGCTGGAGGGCCACCTCAAGCAGTATCCGGGCGCGATCCTGATCGTGACCCACGACCGCTACTTCCTCGACAACGTCACCGGCTGGATCCTCGAGCTCGATCGCGGACGGGGCTACCCCTACGAGGGCAACTACTCGGCGTGGCTGGTGCAGAAGCAGAAGCGCCTGGAGCAGGAGGGCCGCGAGGACATGGCCCGCCAGCGCTCGATCAATCGCGAGCAGGAGTGGATCTCGGCCTCGCCCAAGGCCCGGCAGTCGAAGTCGAAGGCGCGTATTACTCGCTACGAGGAGTTGGTCGCCAAGCAGAACAACAAGATCGACGCGGCCGCGCAGATCGTCATCCCGATCGACGAGCGGCTGGGCACCAACGTCATCGAGTTCGACCACCTCAACAAGGCGTTCGGTGATCGCCTCCTGATCGAGGATCTCTCGTTCAAGCTGCCGCCGGGCGGCATCGTCGGGGTCATCGGCCCCAACGGCGCCGGCAAGACCACCCTGTTCAAGATGATCACCGGCCAGGAAAAGCCCGACGGCGGGGCGATCGCCGTCGGCGAGACGGTCAAGCTCGGCTACGTCGATCAGTCGCGCGATGCGCTCGATCCCAACGCGACCGTCTGGCAGGAAGTGTCGGGCGGCAACGACATCATCTACTTCAACAAGCGCGAGATCAATTCGCGCGCCTATTGCGCGGCCTTCGCCTTCAAGGGCGGCGACCAGCAGAAGAAGGTCGGCACGCTCTCGGGCGGTGAGCGCAACCGCGTGCATCTGGCCCGTACGCTCAAGGGCGGCGCCAACGTGCTGCTCCTCGATGAGCCGACCAACGACCTCGACATGGAGACCCTGCGCGCCCTCGAGGACGCGCTGGAGGATTACGCGGGCTGCGCCGTCATCATCAGCCACGATCGCTGGTTCCTGAACCGCATCGCGACCCACATCCTCGCTTTTGAGGGCGACAGCCACGTCGAGTGGTTCGAGGGCAACTTCTCGGAATACGAGGCGGACAAGAAGCGCCGCCTCGGCCTCGATTCGATTATCCCGAAGAAGCTGAAGTACAAGAAGTTTTCACGCTGA
- a CDS encoding molybdopterin-containing oxidoreductase family protein, with protein sequence MLEERISEIDAEAAAKSVSEAVTRLGACPHDCPDTCSMIYTVENGRLIDVRGNPDHPMTRGALCGKLKDFDRHHYNPDRILYPMRRAGPKGSGLFERITWDEALAEIHRRFTGIIETHGAEAILPYNYLGNEGVVQGLTVGDAFFNRLGATVAEKTFCGSGSCTAWLLTVGPTNGTDPMSFAQSKLIVIWGCNSVSTNIHHWHVVKEAQRHGARVIVIDPYRSRTAAQADWHLMPKPGTDGALAMAMIHVIVEEGLTDDDYIARHTVGFEPLKERAQAFTPEYASEICGISADDIRQLAREYATTRNAALRPGVAVERSAGGAQALRAIFSLPALTGSWKDPGGGVYQMPLWEFPVHWGRVCRPDLIPEGTRVLNVLKLGEVLTGEAGIEPGIHALMVYNANPVSNSTETAKIKRGLAREDLFTVVSEHFVTDTARYADILLPATMAAEHDDMMFSWGHFFFTLNQKAIEPPGETVSNAELFRRLAKTFGFTEPQFSMSETELMEWYLDWESPKLGGIGMDHFRQHGWYRLNIGDPDTRTPHAEGNFPTPSGKCEFYSEAAVTGGNFVAPPFRQMYEQFQGGEALDPLPGYVPANERPETNPAQAERYPLNIVSPKSHGFLNSQYANEAHKVRAQGEQTILINPSDAQSREIGEGALVRVFNDRGAFHGQARVTDEVPPGLVIASLGYWHSLNRDGAVNVISASTYGGMGHSPTFSDNLVQVGLAQ encoded by the coding sequence ATGCTCGAAGAGCGCATCTCGGAGATCGACGCCGAGGCGGCCGCAAAGTCCGTTTCCGAAGCCGTCACCCGGCTCGGCGCCTGCCCGCACGACTGCCCCGATACCTGCTCGATGATATACACCGTCGAGAACGGTCGGCTGATCGACGTGCGCGGCAACCCCGACCACCCGATGACCCGCGGCGCGCTCTGCGGCAAGCTCAAGGACTTCGACCGTCACCACTACAACCCCGATCGCATCCTCTACCCGATGCGCCGCGCCGGCCCGAAGGGCAGCGGCCTCTTCGAGCGGATCACCTGGGACGAGGCGCTCGCCGAGATCCACCGCCGCTTCACCGGCATCATCGAGACGCACGGGGCGGAGGCGATCCTCCCCTACAACTACCTCGGCAACGAGGGCGTGGTGCAGGGGCTCACCGTGGGTGACGCCTTCTTCAACCGCCTCGGCGCCACGGTGGCGGAGAAGACCTTCTGCGGCTCCGGCTCGTGCACAGCGTGGCTGCTCACGGTGGGCCCGACCAACGGCACCGACCCGATGAGCTTCGCGCAATCGAAGCTGATCGTGATCTGGGGCTGCAACTCGGTCTCGACCAACATCCACCACTGGCACGTGGTGAAGGAGGCGCAGCGCCACGGCGCCCGCGTCATCGTGATCGACCCCTACCGCTCGCGCACCGCCGCCCAGGCCGACTGGCACCTGATGCCCAAACCCGGCACCGATGGCGCGCTCGCCATGGCGATGATCCACGTCATCGTCGAAGAGGGCCTGACCGACGATGACTACATCGCCCGCCACACGGTCGGCTTCGAGCCGTTGAAGGAACGGGCGCAGGCCTTCACGCCGGAATACGCGTCTGAAATCTGCGGCATCTCGGCCGATGACATCCGGCAGCTTGCGCGCGAATACGCCACCACCCGCAACGCGGCGCTGCGGCCCGGCGTGGCGGTGGAGCGGAGTGCCGGCGGCGCCCAGGCGCTGCGGGCGATCTTCTCGCTTCCCGCCCTCACCGGTTCTTGGAAGGATCCGGGCGGCGGCGTCTACCAGATGCCGCTCTGGGAGTTTCCGGTGCACTGGGGTCGGGTCTGCCGGCCGGACCTGATCCCCGAGGGCACGCGGGTGCTCAACGTGCTCAAGCTCGGCGAGGTGCTGACCGGCGAGGCCGGGATCGAGCCCGGCATCCACGCCCTGATGGTCTACAACGCCAACCCGGTCTCGAACTCGACCGAGACCGCCAAGATCAAGCGCGGGCTCGCCCGCGAGGATCTGTTCACGGTCGTCAGCGAGCACTTCGTCACCGACACCGCCCGCTACGCCGATATCCTGCTCCCGGCCACCATGGCGGCCGAGCACGACGACATGATGTTCTCTTGGGGGCACTTCTTCTTCACGCTGAACCAGAAGGCGATCGAGCCGCCGGGCGAGACGGTCTCGAATGCCGAGCTGTTCCGGCGGCTGGCCAAGACCTTCGGCTTCACCGAGCCGCAGTTCTCCATGAGCGAGACCGAACTCATGGAATGGTATCTCGATTGGGAGAGTCCGAAGCTCGGCGGCATCGGCATGGACCATTTCCGCCAGCACGGCTGGTACCGCCTGAACATCGGCGATCCGGACACGCGCACACCGCATGCCGAGGGCAACTTCCCCACACCATCCGGCAAGTGCGAGTTCTACTCGGAAGCGGCGGTCACGGGCGGCAATTTCGTCGCGCCGCCCTTCCGGCAGATGTACGAGCAGTTCCAGGGCGGCGAGGCCCTCGACCCGCTGCCGGGCTACGTGCCGGCCAACGAGCGGCCGGAGACGAATCCGGCCCAAGCCGAACGCTATCCCCTCAACATCGTCTCACCGAAGAGCCACGGCTTCCTCAACTCGCAATACGCCAACGAGGCGCACAAGGTCCGCGCGCAGGGCGAGCAGACGATCCTGATCAACCCGAGCGACGCCCAGAGCCGCGAGATCGGCGAAGGCGCGCTGGTGCGGGTGTTCAACGATCGCGGCGCCTTCCACGGGCAGGCGCGGGTGACCGACGAGGTGCCGCCGGGGCTGGTGATCGCCTCGCTCGGCTACTGGCACTCGCTCAACCGCGACGGGGCGGTGAACGTCATCAGCGCCTCGACCTATGGCGGCATGGGCCACTCGCCGACCTTCAGCGACAACCTCGTGCAGGTCGGGCTGGCGCAGTAG